CGCTCAACATGTGTCTGGTGGTGGCATGTCATCATGATTGTTATTGTGTGCAGGTGTTAGTGTCACTCAACATGTGTCTGGTGTTGGCATgtcattattattgttattttgTGCAGGTGTTGGTGTCACTAAACATGTGTCTGGTGGTGGTGTGTTATTATGATTGTTATTGTGTGCAGGTGTAGGTGTCACTCAACATGTGTCTGGTGGTGGTGTGTCATTATGATTGTTATTGTGTACAGGTGTTGGTGTCACTCAACATGTGTCTGATGGTGGCGTGTCATCATGATTGTTATTGTGTGCAGTTTGTGGTGTCGCTCAACATGCGTCTGATGGTGGAGAGTCATCGTGATTGTTATTGTGTGCAGGTGTTGGTGTCGCTCAACATGCGTCTGATGGTGGCGTGTCATCATGATTGTTATTGTGTGCAGGTGTTGGTGTCGCTCAACATGCGTCTGATGGTGGCGTGTCATCGTGATTGTTATTGTGTGCAGGTGTTGGTGTCGCTCAACATGCGTCTGGTGGTGGCGTGTCATCATGATTGGTATTGTGTGCAGGTGTTGGTGTCGCTCAACATGTGTCTGGTGGTGGCGTGTCATCGTGATTGTTATTGTGTGCAGGTGTTGGTGTCGCTCAACATGTGTCTGATGGTGGCGTGTCATCGTGATTGGTATTGTGTGCAGGTGTTGGTGTCGCTCAACATGTGTCTGGTGGTGGCGTGTCATCGTGATTGTTATTGTGTGCAGGTGTTGGTGTCACTCAACATGTGTCTGGTGGTGGCGTGTCATcgttattgttattgtgtgcAGGTGTTAGTGTCGCTCAACATGTGTCTGGTGGTGGCATGTCATCATGATTGTTATTGTGTGCAGGTGTAGGTGTCACACATGTGTCTGGTGGTGGTGTGTCATTATGATTGTTATTGTGTGCAGGTGTTGGTGTCACTCAACATGTGTCAGGGGGTGGTGTGTCATTGTGATTGTTATTGTGTGCAGGTGTTGGTGTCACTCAACATGAGTCTGGTGGTGGCGTGTCATCGTGATTGTTGTGTGCAGGTGTCGGTGTCGCTCAACATGTGTCAGGTGGTGGCGTGTCATCGTGATTGTTATTGTGTGCAGGTGTTGGAGTCACTCAACATGAGTCTGGTGGTGGTGTGTTATTATGATTGTTATTGTGTGCAGGTGTTGGTGTCACTCAACAtgagtggtggtggtgtgtcaTCGTTATTGTTATTTTGTGCAGGTGTTGGTGTCACTCAACATGAGTCTGGTGGTGGTGTGTCATTGTGATTGTTATTGTGTGCAGGTGTTGGTGTCGCTCAACATGAGTCTGGTGGTGGCGTGTCATCGTGATTGTTATTGTGTGCAGGTGTTGGTGTTACTCAACATGAGTCTGGTGGCGGTGTGTCATTGTGATTGTTATTGTGTGCAGGTGTTGGTGTCACTCAACATGTGTCAGGTGGTGGTGTGTCATTGTGATTGTTATTGTGTGCAGGTGTTGGTGTCACTCAACATGAGTCTGGTGGTGGTGTGTCATTATGATTGTTATTGTGTGCAGTCTGGTGGTGGTTTGTCATTATGATTGTTATTGTGTGCAGGTGTcgcgtgcatgcatgtttgcatgtttagttttcaataaaactttggccacactccacagcacacaaaaacacactgaTGTAAATAATGAAAATATTTAAAAAGTCTCACTTAGGGTGCAAGATGGGGGTGACGATGGTTGGGATAATGGATGGTTAATATGAATACATGAGAATGGACATGATGAAAATGAGAAACCAATCACAACAGACCAATATTGTCAACAACAGGCTTACTTGAAAGTCAAGGTCAAAGACCCGCGCCGCTACTGTAGGCGTAACAAAACCATCTCAAAAGATGTCAAAAACAAATATCATACACGAGACGATAAGAAGTCGTCTGAAAAGTCAATATAAAGAATGTACTTTCACTGAGGATAGAGAATCATCTCAAGAGTCTATTTCCTCCCCATACCATAAATGACTTCTATTATAGAGAAAGTACTTAGCTACGATGTCGCTGAATTTCCGTCATGACAGCCACGCCGACGGAACCACTGAAGCCGGAGGTTGACGTCGGTCTCATGGTAGACTGGTCTCACGAAGACCAGGACCACTTCCGCAACTGGTGTAGGGTACCAGAAGTGCGGAGAATTCAGGGAGGGGTTGGTGCGCCCTCCAGCCGACACCGCATCTCTTTCGCTGGGGTGAGAGATCGTGGAGATACGAAGGGGTAGAGTGCCGTCACGCTGTGTAGCTGCCAGTGAATGCTGTAGCAATGACGACGATCAAGAGTTGCTGCTCAGACAACAGCAGGGTGAAGTTGATGTCCGCACATCAGGTCAGTTCCGTCCTTGACAGAAGACAATGGAGGCCTAGAAGGCCAAGATCAGTAATCACACCAAAAACCCAAGACACGTGACTTCCTCCTCCAATAGAAATCATCttagggatgaggaggaagTACAATGACACTAACCTTGGTTCCCTTCCACAATAAACAACCAAATGATTAAACTCACAATAATTCACAACTGTTACTCTTCACTACAACACAATTTACAATGCTAATGAAACTTTAAACAGGATGATGAACTATTTACAAAaacacaaagacgagacaaaacagtacaaccGGTAACTATTGTAGGTTCCCTGTCCCCTGCCACCGGCCGCTAATTCACCTTCAGCAAACTGACAAAGTCTTTATCCAAATTTAGAACAAGAAATATGGCTTACCTCACACAGGCCTATGAATCACATCGCGTACATTTAGTCACCCAGTAGCATTACGTTACTACTGGGAAATAAAACTCGAACACAAGCGACAATTCATAACGCGAATTTCGAAGCTGTTCGACACATCTTATCTCGGCCGAGACAGAATAAAGTATGCTTATGAATTTTAGCTGTCAGCTACAAGATCCCGGGTGAACTCCACAATAGCGCGCAGCCTACCGTAACGTCCCGTGCAATGCGTGCATCCCGTGCAATGCGTGGGATGACTCAGCTACGCTCAACTACGAGCCTTCTAACATTGACAAAGGTACCTGATACAAACACCCAACCAAGGAACCTTAATTATACACAACTGTCCGCGACAGCAGGTGTTGGTGTCACTCAACATGAGTCTGGTGGTGGTGTGTCATTGTGATTGTTATTGTGTGCAGGACTGGTGTTGGAGTCACTCAACATGTGTCTGGTGGTGGTGTGTCATTGTGATTGTTATTGTGTGCAGGTGTTCGTGTCACTCAACATGTGTCAGGTGGTGGTGTGTCATTATGATTGTTATTGTGTGCAGGTGTTGGTGTCACTCAACATGAGTCTGGTGGTGGTGTGTCATTATGATTGTTATTGTGTGCAGGTGTTGGTGTCACTCAACATGAGTCTGGTGGTGGCATGTCATTATGATTGTTATTGTGTGCAGGTGTTGGTGTCACTCAACCTGTGTCTGGTGGTGGTGTGTCATTATGATTGTTATTGTGTGCAGGTGTTGGTGTCACTCAACATGAGTCTGGTGGTGGTGTGTCATTATGATTGTTATTGTGTGCAGGTGTTGGTGTCACTCAACATGAGTCTGGTGGTGGGGCTGGCGGTGGACTACGTCGTGCACCTGGCTGAGGGATACCACATGTCACAGGCACGTGATCGCAAGAGCCGCCTCATGCATGCCCTGGAGACGATGGGCATTTCCGTGTTCTCCGGGGCCTGCACCACCCTCGGTGCCTCCACCTTTATGCTCTTCGCTCAGATCCAGTTCTTCTATCAGGTAAGCTGGTCTGGGTCTTTCGATGATAAGtgttgttttacgccctcacggtgaCACCATTAGGGGCGTGCTTTTGAATTTTAGCTCGATAAATAGTGGTTACGAAGGGAAAACAAGACGCTCAGACCCAGTTTTTCTGTCAGCTTAGCTGGGAAATTTACACGGACTTTACGTCCTGCCAGCAACGTCATAGCGAGCGTCGACCTTTCCTGTCAGTACATATAGGCTGTACCTTCACATGGGCCCTTCTAATACACGGACTTTACGTACTAACCGGGCTTTCCTTTACATCCCTTGTTTCGGCTCAATCAAGATCTGATTACATGTTTTAACTGCTGCGTTCTAAGATAGAGATAGTCACCGagagcctgtgtgtgtttgtgtctctgtgtgtgtgtgtgtgtgtgtgtgtgtgtgtgtgtgtgtgtgtgtgtgtgtgtgtgtgcgtgtgcgcgcgtatgtctgtctgtttgtctgtctgtatgcctgtctgtactgtctatctgtctgtaggACCGTTTGTCTGCGTGCGTTCGTTTGTGTGTACGTCTGCAAGAGAAAATACATTACTTAGGTCACAGCCAACGCTGAACATGCTTTAAACATgttgtctttgtttcacttCGGGATCTTCATGCTTTAACATGTTGTCTTTGTTGCACTTCGGGATCTTCATGCTTTAACATGTTGTCTTTGTTGCACTTCGGGATCTTCATGCTTTAAACACGTTGTTTTTGTTGCAGTTCGGGATCTTCATGCTTTAAACACGTTGTCTTTGTTGCAGTTCGGAATCTTCATGTTCTGTACCATCGGCTTCTCCCTGGTCTTCTCGCTCGGTCTTTACGTCACTGTCATGGGCATGGTGGGACCGGAAGGCGACACGGGGGACATCCGGGTTCTTTTACGCGCATGCGTCGAGCGCTGTAAACACCATAAACTGCCACATCAGAGGTAGTTGTTCGTCACGATGGCAGGTTAAAGTCACATCAGAGGTAGTTGTTCGTCACGATGGCAGGTTAAAGCCACATCGGAGGTAGTTGCTCGTCACGATGGCAGGTCAAAGTCACATCAGAGGTAGTTGTTCGTCACGATGGCAGGTTAAAGCCACATCGGAGGTAGTTGTTCGTCACGATGGCAGGTCAAAGTCACATCAGAGGTAGTTGTTCGTCACGATGGCAGGTTAAAGCCACATCAGAGGTAGTTGTTCGTCACGATGGCAGGTTAAAGCCACATCAGAGGTAGTTGTTCGTCCCGATGGCAGGTTAAAGCCACATCAGAGGTAGTTGTTCGTCCCGATGGCAGGTTAAAGCcacatcagagttagttgttcGTCCCGATGGCAGGTCAAAGCCCCATCAGAGGTAGTTGTTCGTCACGATGGCAGGTCAAAGCCACATCAGAGGTAGTTGTTCGTCACGATGACAGGTTAAAGCCACATCAGAGGTAGTTGTTCGTCCCGATGGCAGGTTAAAGCCACATCAGAGGTAGTTGTTCGTCCCGATGGCAGGTTAAAGCCACATCAGAGGTAGTTGTTCGTCCCGATGGCAGGTCAAAGCCCCATCAGAGGTAGTTGTTCGTCCCGATGGCAGGTCAAAGCCACATCAGAGGTAGTTGTTCGTCACGATGACAGGTCAAAGTCACATCAGAGGTAGTTGTTCGTCACGATGGCAGGTTAAAGCCACATCAGAGGTATATGTTCGTCCCGATGGCAGGTCAAAGTCACATCAGAGGTAGTTGTTCGTCACGATGGCAGGTCAAAGTCACATCAGAGGTAGTTGTTCGTCACAATGACAGGTTAAAGTCACATCAGAGGTAGTTGTTCGTCACGATGGCAGGTCAAAGTCACATCAGAGGTAGTTGTTCGTCACGATGGCAGGTCAAAGTCACATCAGAGGTAGTTGTTCGTCACGATGACAGGTCAAAGTCACATCAGAGGTAGTTGTTCGTGACGATGACAGGTTAAAGTCACATCGGAGTTAGTTGTTCGTCACGATGGCAAGTTAAAGTCACATCAGAGGTAGTTGTTCGTCACGATGGCAGGTTAAAGTCACATGAGAGGTAGTTGTTCGTCACAATGACAGGTTAAAGTCACATCAGAGGTAGTTGTTCGTCACGATGGCAGGTCAAAGTCACATCAGAAGTAGTTGTTCGTCACGATGGCAGGTTAAAGCCGGTCACCAGACTGCTAGTTGTTCGTCACGATGGCAGGTTACAGCCGGTCACCAGACTGCTAGTTGCTTCGCCTCGCTTTGAACTGTTTGCATCAGTGAAAGGGGTTCTTCGTCCGCCACATCGCTTGACAATGCTGACAGAATTAATTCCGATTGTCGTCTATTTGTAGCGGTACATCACAGCTGTGCCCTCCATCTCCCGTAACGGTCAGTCTCCAGCTGTGCCCTCCATCTCCCGTAACGGTCAGTCTCCAGCTGTGCCCTCCATCTCCCGTAACGGTCAGTCTCCAGCTGTGCCCTCCATCTCCCGTAACGGTCAGTCTCCAGCTGTGCCCTCCATCTCCCGTAACGGTCAGTCTCCAGCTGTGCCCTCCATCTCCCATAACGGTCAGTCTCCAGCTGTGCCCTCCATCTCCCATAACGGTCAGTCTCCAGCTGTGCCCTCCATCTCCCGTAACGGTCAGTCTCCAGCTGTGCCCTCCATCTCCCATAACGGTCAGTCTCCAGCTGTGCCCTCCATCTCCCGTAACGGTCAGTCTCCAGCTGTGCCCTCCATCTCCCGTAACGGTCAGTCTCCAGCTGTGCCCTCCATCTCCCGTAACGGTCAGTCTCCAGCTGTGCCCTCCATCTCCCATAACGGTCAGTCTCCAGCTGTGCCCTCCATCTCCCGTAACGGTCAGTCTCCAGCTGTGCCCTCCATCTCCCATAACGGTCAGTATCCAGCTGTGCCCTCCATCTCCCATAACGGTCAGTCTCCAGCTGTGCCCTCCATCTCCCATAACGGTCAGTCTCCAGCTGTGCCCTCCATCTCCCATAACGGTCAGTCTTCAGCGGGCCACCACTCTCTGGGTTGCATATCACACTGTTATTCATTCAGTAATTTATTGAAATCATTTGCTCAAACACGTATTTTGTGTGAACACTGCCAGGAAAGGGATCATCGCTGCCATCCGTGTGGACGACACGCTCAGCTTTTACATTGACACAACCCATGGAGAAACTGTACAAACGAAAGTATTGTTTGCAAACATTGAGTGCTGTCATTGtgtattttatgtgtgtgtgtttgaaaaatGTAATGATGAAGTATGTGTTTGGCTAGAGTTGTGAGATGTGCTGTAATACAAGTTATTACTTTGATACAACGTATattgacgggcgcaatggcttggtggtaaggcgccggcctccaaagcggaaggacgttggttcgaatcccggcctcACCTGGTGGGtcaaggtggagatttttctgatctcccaggtcaacttatgtgcaggcctgctagtgacttatcccccttcgtgtgtacacgcaagcacaagaccaagtgcgcacggaaaagatcctgtaatccatgtcagagttcggtgggttatagaaacacgaaaatacccagcatgcttcctccgaaagcggcgtatggctgcctaaatggtggggtaacaacggtcatacatgtacaaatccactcgtgcaaaaaaaaccgagtgtacgtgggagtttcagcccacgaacgcagaagaagaagaagaagatacaacGTATAAAAACATTGTTTAATGGTGTTGAAAAGTTTAGCGAAGAGTTGTCATAATTTTGAACAGatcatttctttttttaatcaatttacAATGACATGCGTAGAGTCCAAGGTTATGATTGTGCTCTGTGCATGTCTAGAGTCGAGCAGACTTTCCATGTCGATATCTCAGCATCAAAGTATCTTACAACATTCCATTATTGATTTAAATGATTCTAGAACAGCCATAACTGTCCGTCCATGTTAACGGTTTTCGGTCTGTGATATAAATGGTACAAATCAATTTACAAATTTGCATATCAATTTAAACAGGGTTTTCAATTAAATCTACATTCATGCAAACGTTTAAATTCGACAAAGTGTCTTCAGCGAAGTTTCTTCTTTGAATAAAAATGATCTGACATGTGTCGCGTGATTGTTCCGTCATTAAGTCCATGTGCTCCCTGTTCTTATCTGATcttatgtcacacacacacacacacacacacacacacacacacacacaaacgcgctcgcgcgcgcaaacacacatacacacacgcacacacacacgcacatacacacacatacacacgcaaacacactcacgcacgcacacacacacacgcactcacaaacacacacgcacatacacacacacatacacgcacacagactcacgcacgcacacacacacacgcactcacaaacacacacacatacacacacacacacacacacacacacacacacacacacacacacgcactcacaaacacacacagacacagcacacacacagccaatgCAATCGAGTGTATATTACAAGTATTATTACTGTTGAGCCATACGCGAAGAAGGCACTACAACACAGCGGTTCAATAGCCAATGACTAGGTTACAAGCAAggtaacaaacaagcaaacaacaaaacaactgtaGCCGACGGTATGCCAGTTTGACAGTTGTATTGAACAACCAGATTTCTCATGTTGAACTCAAATGTAGGGTCCATGTGCAAAGCACGGCGTCAAACAACTTCAATTTACACATCAACGTTTAACAATACAGAGCTACGCTTCCAAAGAAAACACCCCGTTCTGTTAACAAGTTTCTGCTGTAATAGTTCTTGCAACGTATTTGCGTTTACTTGGTGCTCTTTGGgcacagtgttgttgttgttttagaaTTAATTTGGTAAAAGGCACTTAGTATACTTACCAATGCCTTTTTCGGAAATTAATACATAAAAACATTCCGACTCACCGTGCAGCgaacagtcagggtgttgatttttggtatgtgaccaagtggagggatggtcttatcccatgtgaccaggtggagggatggtcttatcccatgtgaccaagtggagggatggtcttatcccatggaaAAGCCTGGCAGAACACGGTTAACAATaggatctctctgtctcttttttctgtctatgtctgtctgtctatctgtctaaacacacacacacacacacacacacacacagacatacacacacacagacacacacagacacacacacacacaggcacacacacacacagacagacacacacagacacacacacacacacatactcaaacacacacacacaaacacacatacacacacacgcgcacacacacacacacacacacacacacgcacacacacatgcacgcacacacacacacatacacacacacaaacacacacacacacacacacacacacaccacgtagAGTGCTTTGCGTTTTATTCACATCACTCCCAAGCATTGCACAATAGTATCGACCAGGAAAAATAAATATCGTCGCTAACAACTCCGGCAGACGCACACAACTAGGCCTACAAAAAAGATTGTTGACGTAATCAGCATTTCGTGGCGGCAGAAGAGTCGATAATTCTGGGACTGTACTTTACCACCATGTAATgtctgtcttacactgtgccgaatatccttgcgaatatgaacatgttgtattcggcaaaaaaaagAGGCGAATGGACAGGACACaatattgaaaattcgaagccttaccgatcattgcgaatgcatacaaatccatatacgaatgtcttgcggatgtattacgaacgttgcgagtggccttacgagtgttgcgagtgcttgcaaacattttacgaataaagcgattatgcaattcgcattgttcgtaatactgctcttacactgtgccgaatttcccttgcggaatagaattcaccaatcattcgtaatgatcgggacatggtcgcaagacattcgtaaatgttcttaaccattcgccaccattcgtctcttgttgcgaatattagcaacatgctcctaatattcgcaaggaatgcatattcttcagtattcgcaagccattcgtaatcatcgtaaaggtattcgtagcgctcgcaaggcattcgcaatgatcggtacacattcgcaagcactcgcaactattcgtaagacattcgcaagaaatgtgtatatgaacatgttgtatttggccaaacaaagagactaatggacaggaaaaatattgaccattcgaagccttacgaatccttgcgaatgtcttacgaatggttgcgagtgcttgcgaatgtctactgatcattgcgaatgcatacgaatctatattcgcaaggatattcggcacagtgtaagacaggcataacgaatgtttgcgaatgccttgcgagcctgacgaatacattgcgatgattacgaatgttcgcaaggatattcagcacagtgtgagacaggcataacgaatggttgcgaatgccttgcgagcgttacgaatacattgcgatgattacgaatgtcttgcgaaatcttacaagt
This Littorina saxatilis isolate snail1 linkage group LG17, US_GU_Lsax_2.0, whole genome shotgun sequence DNA region includes the following protein-coding sequences:
- the LOC138953363 gene encoding uncharacterized protein codes for the protein MAGQSPIRGSCSSRWQVKATSERYITAVPSISRNGQSPAVPSISRNGQSPAVPSISRNGQSPAVPSISRNGQSPAVPSISRNGQSPAVPSISHNGQSPAVPSISHNGQSPAVPSISRNGQSPAVPSISHNGQSPAVPSISRNGQSPAVPSISRNGQSPAVPSISRNGQSPAVPSISHNGQSPAVPSISRNGQSPAVPSISHNGQYPAVPSISHNGQSPAVPSISHNGQSPAVPSISHNASKWYLQG